A genomic window from Desulfopila inferna includes:
- the hemA gene encoding glutamyl-tRNA reductase, with product MPGEKILLLGVNHKTTPVHIREKMALTGGYEQPLLQLKSIKGCKECYLLSTCNRVELLLVTDSVAELENKIIDYLFEEKVSREKSREYLYVYHDDEAVHHFFMVAASLDSMIVGEAQILGQLKEAYRHAAGLNCTGALLNKLLHKSFSVAKRVRSETGIGASAVSISYAAVQLAKKIFGGLKGKKVLLIGAGEMAELAAEHLVGQGVGGVVVANRTFSRALDLAKRFNGKAVSLEELRNQLEYVDIIISSTGATEIIISKDDVKGVMRSRRNRPLFFIDIAVPRDLDPKLIDLDNVFLYDIDDLVSVVEMNKSERDKEAVKARRIVDEESLKFQRWREGMTIAPTIRAMHHKIEKICREELERTYGKMPDLSAGERRNLEKMTRAIAAKMLHDPLQYLKNNDCERSNEKKVYNLRNIFKLEDGKSNKP from the coding sequence ATGCCCGGTGAGAAAATACTCCTTCTGGGAGTTAACCATAAAACCACTCCAGTGCACATACGGGAAAAAATGGCGCTCACGGGTGGTTACGAACAACCGCTTCTGCAGTTAAAATCGATTAAGGGATGCAAGGAATGCTATCTGCTCTCAACCTGCAACAGGGTAGAGTTGCTGCTGGTGACCGATTCAGTGGCAGAACTTGAAAATAAGATAATCGATTATCTTTTCGAGGAAAAGGTCTCCCGGGAAAAAAGCCGGGAATACCTCTATGTCTATCACGACGACGAGGCCGTTCACCATTTCTTTATGGTTGCCGCCAGTCTTGATTCAATGATAGTAGGTGAAGCGCAGATTCTCGGGCAACTCAAGGAAGCCTATCGTCATGCCGCCGGCCTCAACTGTACCGGTGCTCTGCTCAATAAGCTTCTGCATAAGTCGTTTTCCGTAGCCAAACGGGTGCGCAGCGAGACCGGCATCGGCGCATCGGCTGTTTCCATCAGTTATGCCGCAGTGCAACTGGCGAAAAAGATCTTCGGCGGTCTCAAGGGGAAAAAGGTGCTTCTTATAGGTGCAGGCGAGATGGCGGAGCTTGCTGCGGAACATCTTGTGGGGCAGGGTGTCGGCGGAGTGGTGGTTGCCAACCGCACATTTTCCCGGGCGCTCGATCTGGCGAAACGATTCAACGGCAAAGCCGTCTCACTGGAAGAGCTCAGGAATCAGCTGGAATATGTCGATATCATCATCAGTTCAACAGGAGCGACGGAAATTATCATTAGCAAGGATGATGTCAAGGGGGTTATGCGCTCCAGAAGAAACCGTCCCCTCTTTTTTATAGACATTGCCGTCCCCCGTGATCTGGATCCCAAACTGATAGATCTTGATAACGTTTTTCTCTATGACATCGATGACTTGGTAAGTGTTGTGGAGATGAACAAGTCGGAGCGTGATAAGGAAGCCGTCAAGGCCCGCCGTATCGTCGATGAAGAATCTCTGAAATTCCAGCGATGGCGGGAGGGCATGACGATTGCTCCAACCATACGGGCGATGCACCACAAGATTGAGAAAATCTGCAGGGAGGAGTTGGAACGGACCTATGGCAAAATGCCGGATCTGAGTGCCGGGGAACGCAGAAACCTGGAAAAAATGACCCGGGCAATTGCTGCCAAAATGCTCCACGATCCGCTGCAGTATCTGAAGAACAATGACTGCGAACGAAGTAATGAAAAAAAGGTCTACAATTTGCGCAATATTTTCAAGCTGGAGGATGGAAAAAGTAATAAACCGTGA
- a CDS encoding HesA/MoeB/ThiF family protein, with amino-acid sequence MDFNDAQLERYSRHLILKDIGIEGQRKIAEAKILVIGAGGLGSPALLYLAAAGVGTIGIADGDSVDLSNLQRQIIHASEDIGRPKVDSAKEKIHRLNPDVDVSVHREMLDADNIMDIVRDYDFVIDGTDNFPAKFLVNDACVLSGVPYSHGGILRFDGQTFTIQPKQSACYRCIFKKPPPTGAVPASSQTGVIGVAAGIIGTLQANEAIKFVLGKGELLTNRLLTFNALNTKFREVTLRKNANCPVCGTEEMKGLRDKMALP; translated from the coding sequence ATGGATTTTAATGATGCACAGCTGGAGCGCTATTCACGCCATTTAATACTTAAAGACATCGGTATAGAAGGACAGCGGAAAATTGCCGAAGCAAAAATCCTGGTTATCGGCGCGGGCGGGCTGGGATCTCCGGCACTCTTATATCTGGCGGCAGCCGGTGTCGGCACAATCGGTATCGCCGACGGTGATTCGGTTGATCTGAGCAATCTGCAGAGGCAGATCATTCATGCCAGCGAAGATATCGGCAGGCCCAAGGTTGATTCGGCAAAAGAAAAGATACACCGGCTCAATCCGGACGTCGACGTCTCCGTCCACCGTGAAATGCTGGATGCCGACAATATCATGGATATCGTCAGGGACTATGATTTTGTCATTGACGGCACCGATAATTTTCCGGCAAAATTCCTGGTGAACGACGCCTGCGTCCTCTCCGGAGTGCCTTATTCACATGGAGGCATATTGCGTTTTGACGGACAGACCTTCACCATCCAACCGAAGCAATCGGCCTGTTACCGCTGCATTTTCAAGAAACCACCGCCAACCGGTGCCGTGCCGGCCTCAAGCCAGACAGGGGTTATCGGCGTGGCAGCCGGAATCATAGGGACACTGCAGGCCAATGAAGCGATCAAATTCGTGCTTGGCAAAGGAGAACTGCTCACCAACAGGCTCCTCACCTTCAATGCCCTCAATACGAAATTCCGGGAAGTTACACTCAGGAAAAATGCCAATTGCCCCGTTTGCGGAACAGAAGAGATGAAGGGCCTCCGGGATAAGATGGCGTTGCCATAA
- the ccsB gene encoding c-type cytochrome biogenesis protein CcsB: MISEINYLLFQAIIVVTVSSTALYLVFFVNQKEKIRTIARNVLVLSGILQTLYIITRYILTGHTPITSEHESVFFFVWALTWAYLSFRWRYTVKNFGTFTSMLITVLVLISAMVSKDINPLLPVLKSWWLPVHAGITIFAYAFLGLAFIGALMYLVQEWELKSKRFGYFYSRLPSLDALDQLNTHCLTTGFIFLTLGIVTGTIWARQVLGSYWRWDPKEVWTIITWFIYLIQFHQRLTVGWRGKKAAIMAIIGFCSVIFTLWGVTYLLGGDHFNAR; this comes from the coding sequence ATGATTTCTGAAATTAATTATCTGCTGTTCCAGGCTATTATTGTGGTCACCGTCAGTTCTACCGCCCTCTATCTGGTCTTTTTTGTCAACCAGAAGGAAAAAATCCGTACAATCGCCAGAAATGTCCTTGTTCTCTCGGGAATTCTGCAGACACTGTATATAATCACCCGCTATATCCTTACCGGACACACTCCGATAACCAGCGAGCATGAATCCGTTTTCTTCTTTGTCTGGGCTCTAACGTGGGCATACCTGTCTTTTCGCTGGCGTTACACCGTCAAGAATTTCGGTACCTTTACCTCGATGCTCATTACTGTCCTGGTTCTCATTTCCGCGATGGTATCAAAGGACATCAATCCGCTGCTGCCGGTGCTCAAAAGCTGGTGGCTGCCTGTCCATGCAGGGATTACCATTTTTGCCTATGCCTTTCTTGGCCTCGCCTTTATCGGCGCGCTTATGTACCTTGTGCAGGAATGGGAGTTGAAGAGCAAGAGGTTCGGCTACTTCTATTCACGGCTGCCCTCACTGGACGCACTGGATCAGCTTAATACCCATTGTCTCACTACAGGATTCATTTTCCTGACCCTCGGTATAGTCACTGGTACCATCTGGGCCAGGCAGGTTCTGGGAAGCTACTGGCGCTGGGATCCCAAGGAAGTCTGGACGATCATCACTTGGTTTATCTACCTGATCCAGTTTCATCAGCGTCTTACTGTCGGCTGGCGCGGCAAAAAAGCCGCCATAATGGCGATAATAGGATTCTGCTCAGTAATTTTCACCCTCTGGGGTGTCACATATCTCCTGGGAGGGGATCATTTCAATGCCCGGTGA
- a CDS encoding undecaprenyl-diphosphate phosphatase has product MELLKAVVLGIVQGLTEFLPISSSGHLVIGSELLAFQGKGVAFDVFLHLGSLLAVLLVFRSEIMEMIAAPFQYMAGERSERVQLGLRWNVFVVISLIPAIIVGLFLKDSIESIFSNLLLVFVMLGITGILMIASKYLRLRNIPLQGRHAFLIGCAQALAILPGMSRSGSTIFAGMALGIDRQVVARFSFIMSIPAILGAMVLHLEDLVGSPPPLESMAGIAAGTVAAAVSGYYAIVLLLDIVRKNRLQWFGYYCLALSLAGMLYLYIT; this is encoded by the coding sequence ATGGAGTTACTCAAAGCGGTGGTGCTTGGCATAGTCCAGGGTCTTACGGAATTTTTGCCGATTTCCAGTTCGGGGCATCTTGTCATCGGCTCGGAGCTCCTTGCTTTTCAGGGAAAAGGTGTTGCTTTCGATGTCTTTCTTCACCTGGGGTCTCTTCTTGCAGTGCTACTGGTCTTTCGCAGCGAAATTATGGAGATGATTGCGGCGCCCTTTCAGTATATGGCGGGAGAGCGCAGCGAAAGAGTCCAGTTGGGCCTCAGGTGGAATGTCTTTGTCGTCATATCGCTTATTCCTGCGATAATTGTAGGCTTATTTCTCAAAGACTCTATAGAGAGTATCTTTTCTAACCTGCTGCTGGTTTTTGTGATGCTCGGTATCACCGGAATATTGATGATTGCCAGTAAATATCTGCGGCTTAGGAATATACCTCTGCAGGGCAGACACGCCTTTTTGATTGGTTGCGCCCAGGCCCTGGCTATTCTGCCCGGTATGTCACGCTCCGGTTCGACAATCTTTGCCGGCATGGCGTTGGGGATAGACAGACAGGTTGTGGCCCGGTTCTCCTTTATCATGTCCATTCCGGCGATTCTGGGCGCCATGGTGCTGCATCTCGAGGATCTTGTCGGCAGTCCACCACCTTTGGAATCAATGGCCGGCATCGCTGCCGGAACAGTGGCTGCTGCCGTTTCCGGATATTATGCAATTGTTTTGCTGCTTGATATTGTTCGGAAAAATAGATTACAATGGTTTGGGTATTATTGTCTGGCTCTCAGCCTGGCTGGAATGCTGTACCTTTACATTACATAG
- a CDS encoding TlpA disulfide reductase family protein has product MLNSPKHSFCLSSSGRIRKSAFLQVVFIGLALLYSTTASGATKMPDFALPNILNENTISSSSFEGKALLLTFFATWCPPCMEEVPTLIKLQEKYGRADFSVIGFSVDQGGAAVVRKFVDKKSINYPVALADARTMQDFGGVYGIPVSFLVNKEGNVVKKYTGYIPQSVLEKDLKKIL; this is encoded by the coding sequence ATGTTGAATTCCCCAAAACATAGTTTTTGTTTATCCAGCAGCGGTAGGATCAGGAAAAGTGCATTTCTGCAGGTGGTCTTCATTGGGTTGGCATTACTCTATTCAACCACCGCATCGGGTGCTACCAAAATGCCCGATTTTGCCCTGCCCAATATACTTAATGAAAATACTATCAGCAGCAGCTCCTTTGAAGGCAAGGCGCTTCTCCTCACCTTTTTTGCGACATGGTGTCCGCCATGTATGGAAGAGGTACCAACCCTTATCAAGCTTCAGGAAAAATACGGCAGGGCAGATTTTTCCGTTATAGGATTCTCGGTTGATCAGGGTGGTGCCGCAGTTGTCAGAAAATTTGTAGACAAGAAATCCATCAATTATCCGGTAGCTCTGGCGGATGCCCGGACTATGCAGGATTTCGGCGGAGTATATGGGATTCCCGTTTCCTTTCTGGTTAACAAAGAAGGCAATGTCGTTAAGAAGTACACCGGATATATTCCTCAATCTGTTCTTGAAAAAGACCTGAAAAAAATACTATAG
- a CDS encoding precorrin-2 dehydrogenase/sirohydrochlorin ferrochelatase family protein, which translates to MNLYPVNLDLQNRICLIFGGGEVAARKIDALVSCGAAVSVISPEVLPVIEERAEAGKITWLRRSYQRGDMDGAFLVFAATGSRAVQQAIVDEAREKSILVNSASQPEACTFQVPAKVRRGKFLLTVSTGGGSPALASKLRKKLEKEYGPEYQQFIELMSYVRGKIISDGNTQESHKAVFEKLLQLDIAAQIRQQDWFALQKELRTILPENMDVDDVMAAIQAPSATSSSGQDMPCPCKQQPDSEQ; encoded by the coding sequence ATGAACCTTTATCCCGTTAACCTCGATTTACAGAACAGAATCTGTCTGATTTTCGGCGGCGGTGAAGTTGCAGCCAGGAAGATTGATGCTCTTGTCTCCTGCGGCGCCGCTGTTTCCGTTATCAGCCCTGAAGTTCTTCCGGTTATAGAAGAAAGGGCCGAGGCGGGGAAAATTACCTGGTTGCGGAGATCGTATCAGAGGGGCGATATGGACGGAGCTTTCCTGGTTTTTGCGGCGACAGGCAGCAGGGCTGTTCAGCAGGCTATTGTGGACGAGGCGCGGGAGAAATCCATCCTGGTCAACAGCGCTAGCCAGCCCGAAGCCTGCACTTTCCAGGTTCCGGCCAAAGTGCGTCGCGGAAAATTTTTACTTACAGTGTCCACCGGAGGCGGCAGTCCCGCTCTTGCCTCAAAACTGCGTAAAAAGCTTGAGAAGGAATACGGGCCGGAATACCAGCAATTTATCGAATTGATGTCGTATGTCAGGGGAAAAATTATTAGCGACGGCAACACCCAGGAATCTCATAAGGCAGTGTTCGAAAAACTTCTCCAGCTAGATATTGCAGCGCAGATACGTCAACAGGACTGGTTCGCTCTGCAAAAAGAACTGAGGACGATTTTGCCTGAGAACATGGATGTTGATGACGTGATGGCCGCCATACAAGCCCCCTCGGCAACATCTTCTTCGGGGCAGGATATGCCTTGTCCTTGCAAACAACAACCAGATAGCGAACAATGA
- a CDS encoding peptidylprolyl isomerase has product MTFKMFHSPMTAIPALLFTILMLFPHGIAKAQLVDRVVAVVNDDIITLTELQENGREFLEKIQESVPEDQRRQALREAQERILAKLIDQHLISQEAAKVNIDLSDAEFEQSFARNLEKMGVTRQELLAKLKASGLSEEKYMEDQRNQLLRDKLILYEVRSKIIITDEMIREYYAAEYAEELQDGGYYLLQMGFTWGDSEEMRQSPGLLMADKARARREAVETRQQLLDGADFAELARQKSDLPSAVDGGDIGIFQEDEMALTMREAVVKLKAGEITPVLETQNTFQIFKLLSRRQGEVVQQVPFETVKEEIRKKLFESEFNKEYRKWIEEMKKAAYVKKML; this is encoded by the coding sequence ATGACCTTTAAAATGTTTCACAGCCCCATGACCGCAATACCGGCACTCCTCTTCACAATCCTGATGCTCTTCCCTCATGGAATTGCCAAAGCGCAACTGGTTGATCGCGTTGTCGCCGTAGTAAATGACGATATCATCACTCTTACGGAGTTACAGGAAAACGGTAGAGAATTTCTAGAGAAGATACAAGAGTCGGTCCCAGAGGATCAGCGCCGACAAGCACTGCGAGAAGCACAGGAAAGAATTCTGGCCAAACTGATCGACCAGCACCTGATTTCCCAGGAGGCGGCAAAGGTCAATATAGATTTATCCGATGCTGAATTCGAACAGAGTTTTGCCAGAAACCTGGAAAAAATGGGAGTGACGCGTCAGGAACTTCTCGCCAAGCTGAAAGCCTCCGGTCTTTCAGAAGAAAAATACATGGAAGATCAGCGCAATCAACTCCTCCGTGATAAACTCATCCTCTACGAGGTTCGCTCCAAAATCATTATCACCGATGAAATGATCAGGGAATATTACGCCGCCGAATACGCAGAGGAACTTCAGGACGGTGGCTACTATCTTCTGCAGATGGGTTTTACCTGGGGAGATTCCGAGGAGATGCGGCAATCACCAGGCTTGTTGATGGCAGATAAGGCACGTGCACGCAGGGAGGCTGTAGAAACTCGGCAGCAGCTTTTGGACGGAGCCGATTTTGCCGAACTTGCCAGACAGAAGTCTGATCTGCCATCCGCTGTCGATGGCGGCGACATAGGAATCTTTCAGGAAGACGAGATGGCCTTAACAATGCGCGAGGCAGTGGTCAAACTGAAGGCGGGAGAAATCACTCCTGTGCTGGAAACGCAAAATACCTTCCAGATCTTCAAGCTGCTTTCCCGACGCCAGGGAGAGGTAGTGCAACAGGTTCCTTTTGAGACTGTGAAAGAAGAAATTCGCAAAAAGCTTTTTGAAAGCG
- a CDS encoding TRAP transporter substrate-binding protein — protein MKNFVRTALCVAILLVIATPVLAAEKVRWKFAMTWSSTLTPLSNSGPWLAKMVSDMTGGNFEIRIEGAEKHKAPLGILDMVKGGQYQMGHSASYYWKGKDVTTTFFTTAPFSMTASEQYAWFYYGGGLDLMQKVYSKFDVYSFPGGNTGVQMGGWFAKEIKSLQDLQGLKMRIPGLAGEVFAKLGVNVTNIAPGELYTALELGTIDALEWVGPGMDIKMGFHKIAPYYYAGWHEPASELQFLVNKKAYEELSPEYQAVLKTAMEAVVIRMTAANFEVNAKAWDQMKREYPDIKIMTFPDPVLKAMKQATDEVLAGYAAENEEFKEVYESRKAYLDVARKWTKVSEQYYLEAYDVVEE, from the coding sequence ATGAAAAATTTTGTCCGTACTGCTCTATGCGTCGCAATTCTGCTGGTGATTGCCACGCCTGTTCTTGCCGCGGAGAAAGTCCGCTGGAAATTTGCCATGACCTGGTCAAGCACCTTAACCCCGCTTTCAAATTCAGGTCCCTGGCTGGCGAAGATGGTCAGCGATATGACCGGTGGAAACTTTGAGATACGTATCGAGGGAGCCGAAAAACATAAGGCACCGCTCGGCATCCTGGATATGGTCAAGGGCGGCCAGTATCAGATGGGACATAGCGCCTCCTACTATTGGAAGGGCAAGGATGTCACCACCACCTTTTTTACCACAGCGCCCTTCAGTATGACAGCTTCAGAGCAATATGCCTGGTTTTACTATGGCGGCGGCCTCGATCTGATGCAGAAAGTCTATAGCAAGTTCGATGTCTATTCGTTCCCGGGAGGAAATACCGGTGTCCAGATGGGCGGCTGGTTCGCCAAAGAGATCAAATCTCTTCAGGATCTGCAGGGGCTGAAAATGCGAATTCCCGGTCTTGCCGGAGAGGTCTTTGCCAAACTTGGTGTCAATGTGACCAATATAGCGCCAGGCGAGCTGTATACCGCACTCGAGCTGGGAACTATCGATGCCCTCGAGTGGGTCGGCCCGGGAATGGATATCAAGATGGGTTTTCATAAAATAGCACCATACTATTATGCCGGCTGGCACGAGCCCGCTTCCGAGCTGCAGTTTCTGGTAAACAAGAAGGCTTATGAAGAACTGTCGCCAGAATATCAGGCTGTTCTGAAAACAGCCATGGAGGCAGTAGTCATCAGAATGACAGCTGCCAATTTTGAAGTCAATGCCAAAGCCTGGGACCAGATGAAAAGGGAATATCCTGACATCAAAATAATGACATTTCCCGATCCGGTCCTGAAAGCAATGAAACAGGCAACCGATGAGGTCCTGGCAGGATATGCTGCAGAAAATGAGGAATTCAAGGAAGTCTATGAATCCCGTAAGGCTTATCTGGATGTAGCGCGCAAGTGGACGAAAGTCTCGGAGCAGTACTATCTGGAGGCGTATGATGTCGTGGAAGAATAA